One genomic window of Methanosarcina acetivorans C2A includes the following:
- the acsC gene encoding acetyl-CoA decarbonylase/synthase complex subunit gamma — protein MKINSPLEAYKYLPQTNCGECGEATCMAFASKLIDRSGKTSDCPPLIKEKKFAKKLAELDRLLAPEIRQVTIGVGEKAVNIGGDDVLYRHKLTFFNKTKMFFDVADNMDEAALVERVNSIANFRKFYVGRNLLLDGVAIRAVSNDPAKFAAAVKKVAEAGLPMIFCSFNPAVLKAGLEAAKDLKPLLYAANKDNWKEVGELAIEYKVPVVVSAFNDLDALKTLAKTYAEAGIKDIVLDPGTYPTGKGLKDTFTNFLKIRRAGIMGDTEIAYPIMALPFTAWMAGIADPVSASYWETVMASVFTIRYGDIMILHSLEPYATLPEVHLAETIYTDPRTPVSVDGGMYKVGSPTADSPVLFTTNFALTYYTVESDISSNGIDCWLLAVDTDGIGVEAAVAGGQLTADKVKDAFDKAGFDLKTAVNHNTVVTPGLAARLQGDLEDKLGANVKVGPMDSGRIPGWMEKNWPPK, from the coding sequence ATGAAAATAAACAGCCCATTAGAAGCTTACAAGTACTTGCCCCAGACAAACTGTGGAGAGTGTGGTGAAGCTACATGTATGGCTTTTGCCTCCAAGCTGATAGACAGATCAGGAAAGACATCAGACTGTCCACCCCTTATTAAGGAGAAGAAATTTGCAAAGAAACTTGCAGAACTCGACAGGCTCCTTGCACCGGAAATTCGCCAGGTAACCATAGGAGTAGGAGAGAAGGCAGTCAATATTGGTGGGGACGATGTCCTGTACCGCCACAAACTCACATTCTTTAATAAGACGAAGATGTTCTTCGATGTGGCAGACAATATGGATGAAGCTGCCCTTGTTGAGAGAGTTAACAGCATCGCTAACTTCAGAAAGTTCTATGTAGGCCGAAACCTGCTCCTCGATGGGGTGGCTATCAGAGCTGTTTCCAATGATCCGGCAAAGTTTGCAGCGGCTGTAAAGAAGGTAGCTGAAGCAGGCTTGCCCATGATCTTCTGTTCTTTCAACCCTGCGGTCCTGAAGGCAGGACTGGAAGCAGCAAAGGACCTGAAACCGCTGCTCTATGCCGCAAACAAGGACAACTGGAAGGAAGTAGGAGAACTCGCAATTGAGTACAAGGTCCCTGTGGTTGTGTCAGCTTTCAATGACCTTGATGCCCTCAAGACCCTTGCAAAGACATATGCAGAGGCAGGAATTAAGGACATTGTGCTTGACCCCGGAACCTACCCGACAGGAAAGGGCCTGAAGGATACATTCACCAACTTCCTGAAGATAAGGAGAGCGGGAATTATGGGAGATACCGAGATCGCATACCCGATAATGGCTCTCCCGTTCACTGCATGGATGGCTGGAATTGCAGACCCTGTTAGTGCATCATACTGGGAAACCGTGATGGCTTCGGTGTTTACGATCAGGTACGGAGACATAATGATTCTCCACAGTCTGGAGCCATATGCAACCCTGCCTGAGGTACACCTGGCAGAGACAATCTACACTGACCCGAGGACACCTGTCTCCGTGGACGGAGGCATGTACAAGGTCGGAAGCCCGACAGCAGACTCCCCGGTGCTCTTTACAACAAACTTCGCACTCACATACTACACTGTGGAGAGCGATATCTCGTCCAACGGCATTGACTGCTGGTTACTTGCAGTTGACACCGACGGGATAGGTGTGGAAGCAGCAGTTGCAGGTGGACAGCTGACCGCTGACAAGGTAAAGGATGCATTTGACAAGGCAGGCTTTGACCTCAAGACAGCCGTAAACCACAACACTGTAGTTACTCCGGGACTGGCAGCTCGCCTCCAGGGTGACCTTGAGGACAAGCTCGGTGCAAATGTCAAAGTAGGCCCAATGGACTCAGGCCGTATCCCGGGATGGATGGAAAAGAACTGGCCGCCTAAATAA
- a CDS encoding DUF1670 domain-containing protein yields MEKMKVPSMIETKVTSSLKGSVLDLIQNDYQFIAGDKIQEMFANDLVEVVRKSYREPWKLEVGQILWYGAKASEKPNYGKNSKKTPLTPIVLTLISKDDLEMKKEGYSDREIMETKVVRIFKEAYEQEALLTHSDMAYLLNVSTGTVSKQAKEYMQRTGEILPTRGIIHDIGRAVTHKRIILNLYIKGYQTPDIARMTNHTQEACDRYIKAYKKVEKLSKKMKSEEIAQILGMGKSLVEEYIRILNEEE; encoded by the coding sequence ATGGAGAAGATGAAAGTACCTTCAATGATTGAAACAAAGGTAACAAGCTCCCTGAAAGGTTCAGTTCTGGATCTGATACAAAATGATTACCAGTTTATTGCAGGTGACAAAATTCAGGAAATGTTTGCCAATGATCTCGTGGAAGTGGTGAGGAAATCTTATAGAGAGCCATGGAAACTGGAAGTTGGACAGATTTTGTGGTATGGAGCAAAGGCTTCAGAGAAGCCGAATTATGGTAAAAACAGTAAGAAAACACCATTAACACCAATTGTTTTGACCTTGATTTCCAAAGATGACCTGGAGATGAAGAAGGAAGGGTATTCAGATAGAGAAATAATGGAAACAAAAGTGGTTAGGATATTTAAAGAGGCATATGAACAGGAAGCACTGCTAACACATTCTGATATGGCATATCTGCTAAATGTTTCCACGGGTACGGTAAGCAAACAGGCAAAGGAGTATATGCAAAGAACAGGCGAGATATTGCCAACAAGAGGAATCATACATGATATTGGTAGAGCAGTCACTCACAAGAGGATTATACTAAACTTGTACATAAAAGGATATCAAACACCGGATATTGCAAGAATGACAAATCACACGCAGGAAGCGTGTGATAGGTACATTAAAGCATACAAGAAGGTAGAAAAGCTTAGCAAAAAGATGAAAAGTGAGGAAATTGCACAAATTCTGGGAATGGGAAAATCCCTAGTAGAAGAATACATAAGAATTTTAAATGAGGAGGAATGA
- a CDS encoding DUF1670 domain-containing protein: MVLKIPKEYLSTFNRQLQTQLYNELMQDYSFPRAVCRSLSELFMSYIDLYFSSQRKEGQIIFHGVSKDVPPGVPVNEMNLVSVIITIYDPEDCKVKNQRELLDKRIMRISNEAHTQGALLTQADIAILLGESTKTISRHIEALEENGELVPTRGKWKDIGPGVSHKKRILELYLKGYEYTEIERKTQHSGEAIMRYVKDFARILVLTEEGFEDEELRIITGLSEKTIQEYKELIETYSTEEYQERLDQLHSIFGKKEISRMNTETGPKNSSGRWRR, encoded by the coding sequence ATGGTCTTGAAAATCCCAAAAGAATATCTCTCAACTTTTAATCGCCAATTACAGACTCAACTTTACAATGAACTGATGCAGGATTATTCCTTTCCTCGTGCTGTTTGCAGATCTCTGTCTGAGCTCTTCATGTCTTACATTGACCTATATTTCAGCAGTCAGCGCAAAGAAGGCCAGATTATCTTCCATGGAGTTTCCAAAGACGTTCCTCCTGGCGTACCAGTTAATGAGATGAATCTGGTTTCTGTCATTATCACTATCTACGACCCTGAAGACTGCAAAGTTAAGAACCAGCGAGAGCTGCTGGATAAACGGATCATGCGCATAAGTAATGAAGCACACACTCAGGGCGCTTTGCTCACCCAGGCTGACATCGCAATTCTTCTGGGAGAGAGTACAAAGACAATTTCACGACATATAGAAGCGCTGGAAGAGAATGGAGAACTGGTTCCAACCAGAGGAAAATGGAAGGATATAGGTCCCGGAGTAAGCCACAAAAAACGGATTCTGGAGCTATATCTTAAAGGGTACGAATATACTGAGATCGAGAGAAAGACCCAACATAGTGGCGAAGCCATAATGCGTTATGTAAAGGATTTTGCAAGAATACTGGTGCTGACTGAAGAGGGATTCGAAGATGAAGAACTCAGGATCATAACAGGGCTTTCTGAAAAAACAATTCAGGAATACAAAGAGCTGATTGAGACTTATTCTACCGAGGAATATCAGGAACGTTTAGACCAGCTTCATAGCATTTTTGGAAAAAAAGAGATCAGCAGAATGAACACGGAAACAGGTCCAAAAAACAGTTCGGGGAGATGGAGAAGATGA
- a CDS encoding dolichyl-phosphate beta-glucosyltransferase: protein MPAYNEVTRIEKTVNQTAETLRDITSSFEIIIAEDGSIDGTDRIAGKLAQEHNCISHLHSDSRQGRGRALNRAFKSASGDVLCYIDVDLATDMSHLKELIESISIEGYDFATGSRMMPQSNVKRPLKRGIASKGFNFLVHTVLHSKLYDHQCGFKAFKKAPLFELIDDVEDEHWFWDTELMVLAQAREFKVKEFPVIWRHGGTTKVNLKKDILEMGSQIFRLWWSLKRQPKEKTVKSCEML from the coding sequence TTGCCTGCTTATAACGAGGTAACAAGAATAGAGAAAACAGTAAACCAAACTGCAGAAACTCTCAGGGATATCACCTCTTCTTTTGAGATAATTATAGCAGAAGATGGGAGCATTGATGGGACAGATAGAATCGCAGGGAAACTTGCTCAGGAACATAACTGCATAAGTCACCTTCACTCGGATTCTCGACAGGGAAGAGGCCGAGCCTTAAACAGAGCTTTTAAGTCTGCATCAGGCGACGTCCTTTGTTACATTGACGTGGACCTTGCAACCGATATGAGCCACCTGAAAGAGCTGATAGAATCAATCTCAATCGAAGGATATGACTTTGCGACAGGCTCAAGAATGATGCCTCAAAGCAATGTCAAAAGGCCCCTAAAAAGAGGAATAGCAAGCAAGGGATTTAATTTTCTGGTGCACACTGTCTTGCACTCAAAGTTATACGACCATCAATGCGGGTTTAAAGCTTTTAAAAAGGCCCCGTTGTTTGAACTGATTGATGATGTAGAGGATGAACACTGGTTCTGGGATACTGAGCTTATGGTGCTTGCACAGGCTCGGGAATTTAAGGTTAAAGAATTCCCTGTAATCTGGAGGCATGGAGGCACAACTAAAGTAAATCTTAAAAAAGATATTTTAGAGATGGGATCTCAAATTTTTCGTTTATGGTGGAGTTTGAAAAGACAGCCAAAGGAAAAAACGGTAAAATCCTGTGAGATGCTTTGA
- a CDS encoding 60S ribosomal export protein NMD3 — protein sequence MNSITCPKCGKECDKLFDSVCRDCFFETFKLIELPLVLHVRICSSCGAYFHRSRWEDIGNIEEVVLKAVENALFIHNEAGDVELYLEPKEVTPYMYRVRAEIDAIVREEPVHAEAETEVRVQRIACDMCSRESGGYFEAIIQIRAAGRFPTEEEKRRCSTIAREAMESMKKKGDRLAFISDYQEQKEGIDLYMGSMNASRQVCRAIISELGGSFSESPSLVGMKDGKNLYRITFSMRLPEFRPGDVIRFRGRNIQIRSSGKKVNGISLEDGSRFISTPEELKGAEKIANIKDAVYTVLVSIEENAILVLDPDTYETVTIKKPIFFSAEAGSEIPVLKTEYGVFALANSEVPQEK from the coding sequence ATGAATTCCATTACATGCCCGAAATGCGGCAAAGAATGCGATAAACTTTTTGATTCCGTTTGCAGAGACTGTTTCTTTGAAACCTTCAAACTAATCGAACTGCCTCTTGTACTCCACGTAAGAATCTGTTCCAGCTGCGGAGCATACTTCCATAGGAGCCGCTGGGAAGATATAGGCAATATAGAAGAAGTGGTGCTGAAAGCCGTAGAAAACGCCCTTTTTATCCACAACGAAGCCGGAGATGTGGAACTCTACCTTGAACCAAAGGAAGTTACGCCTTACATGTACAGGGTGAGAGCCGAAATAGATGCAATCGTAAGAGAAGAACCAGTCCATGCCGAGGCTGAGACAGAAGTAAGGGTTCAGCGGATAGCCTGCGATATGTGCAGCCGCGAGTCCGGAGGATACTTTGAAGCAATCATCCAGATCAGGGCAGCGGGCAGGTTCCCTACGGAAGAAGAAAAGAGGCGCTGCTCTACCATTGCCAGGGAAGCCATGGAGAGCATGAAGAAAAAAGGGGACAGACTGGCGTTTATAAGTGACTATCAGGAGCAGAAAGAAGGTATCGACCTTTATATGGGTTCCATGAATGCCAGCCGACAGGTCTGCAGGGCAATCATCTCCGAACTTGGAGGCAGTTTCTCCGAATCCCCATCCCTGGTCGGCATGAAAGACGGAAAAAACCTCTACAGGATTACTTTTTCCATGCGCCTTCCGGAGTTCAGACCCGGAGACGTGATAAGATTCAGGGGAAGGAATATCCAGATAAGGAGCTCAGGAAAAAAGGTCAACGGGATCAGCCTTGAAGATGGTTCCAGGTTTATCTCAACCCCGGAAGAGCTCAAAGGCGCAGAAAAAATTGCAAATATAAAGGATGCAGTTTATACGGTTCTGGTTTCAATCGAAGAAAATGCAATTCTTGTGCTTGACCCTGATACCTATGAAACCGTTACAATAAAAAAGCCGATATTCTTCAGTGCAGAAGCAGGAAGTGAGATCCCTGTCCTGAAAACGGAATATGGAGTCTTTGCCCTGGCAAACTCCGAGGTACCACAGGAAAAATGA